A genomic segment from Biomphalaria glabrata chromosome 16, xgBioGlab47.1, whole genome shotgun sequence encodes:
- the LOC129923425 gene encoding uncharacterized protein LOC129923425, translating into MAFYIIINYPLVTFTIIYLKKNMEGKSFTNFTEFKEFIKKHEEEQHVLFVTSGSKKLINGHPAKESIQYEWLKLVCKQGRATKPTSSKGIRPNQRSWKHDCGAVIRAVIRHSDVTGYQFVITKAILSHENHPTDHLTALVYPENRRIKPDETVDLMVGTKIPQSE; encoded by the exons ATggcattttatataataatcaaTTATCCTCTGGTCACTTTCactatcatttatttaaaaaaaaacatggaaggAAAATCATTCACAAATTTTACTGAATTCAAGGAATTTATCAAGAAGCATGAAGAGGAACagcatgttttgtttgttactagTGGTTCTAAAAAG cttatcAATGGACATCCAGCAAAAGAATCCATACAGTATGAGTGGCTAAAATTAGTGTGCAAACAAGGGAGAGCCACAAAACCAACATCGAGTAAAGGCATCCGGCCGAATCAAag gtcaTGGAAACATGATTGTGGTGCAGTGATACGTGCTGTGATAAGGCATTCAGATGTTACTGGCTACCAGTTTGTCATCACAAAGGCAATATTGTCACATGAGAATCACCCCACAGATCATTTG aCTGCACTTGTGTATCCTGAAAATAGAAGAATAAAGCCTGATGAAACCGTGGATCTGATGGTTGGCACCAAAATACCGCAGTcagaatga